Proteins encoded in a region of the Verrucomicrobiia bacterium genome:
- a CDS encoding peptide chain release factor-like protein, with the protein MSMFPVSHEKEDQLNQRMSALGINEADIEESFVRSGGHGGQNVNKVATCVMLLHRPTGIQVKCQDTRQQGMNRFLARKLLLDKIEAERKGRIDAERSRVEKLRRQKRGRSRGAKQRILADKARNSVKKSFRRRPADD; encoded by the coding sequence CCCGTGAGCCATGAAAAGGAAGATCAGCTCAATCAACGCATGTCTGCCCTGGGAATCAACGAGGCGGACATTGAGGAATCCTTTGTCCGTTCCGGCGGTCATGGCGGGCAGAACGTGAACAAAGTGGCCACCTGCGTCATGCTTTTGCATCGCCCTACCGGCATTCAAGTGAAGTGCCAGGATACCCGTCAGCAAGGCATGAATCGCTTCCTCGCCCGAAAACTCCTGCTCGATAAGATCGAAGCAGAGCGCAAAGGCAGGATTGATGCAGAACGTTCTCGCGTAGAGAAACTCCGCCGCCAGAAGCGCGGTCGCAGTCGTGGTGCCAAACAACGCATCCTCGCAGACAAAGCCCGCAACTCCGTGAAGAAAAGTTTTCGACGCCGTCCAGCCGATGATTGA